CGCGGCGATCGCGGACACCACGGCGTACGCCGACCGGGCGGTGGCGGCCGGCGTCGACCCCCGCAGCGTGGTGATCGACCCGGCGCACGACTTCGGCAAGAACACCTTCCACTCCCTCGAGCTGACCCGCCGGCTGGGGGAGATGGTGGCCACCGGTCGCCCGGTGCTGGTGTCGCTGAGCAACAAGGACTTCGTGGGCGAGTCGCTCGACCTGCCGGTCGGCGAGCGGCTGACCGGCACCCTGGCCGCCACCGCGGTCTGCGCGCTGGCCGGGGCCCGGATCTACCGGGTGCACGAGGTGGTCGAGACGCGGCAGACCGTCGACATGGTCGACGTGATCGCGGGCCGGCTGCTGCCGGCGCGGGCGATCCGCGGGCTGCAGTAGCAGCGCGGGCCGGCAGGGCCGCTCAGCCGAGCAGGCTCTGGGCCTCGAGCGCGGCGCGCAGGTCGGCGACCCCGTCGGCCACCCGTGGCCCCGGGCGGGCCCAGTGGGCGTTGGCGTCGACGGCGTGCACCGCGACACCCGCCGGCAGCAGGGCCTCGGCGACCAGCCGGTCGGCCTGCTCCTGGGCGGCGGCGGCGGTCGTAGCCGCAGGGCGCGACCACGACCAGGTCGGGGCGCGCGGCGTGCACGTCGTCCCAGGTGACCCGCACCGACTTCGCGCCGGCGGTGCCGAGCGCGCACTCGGCACCGGCCGCCTCGACCATCTCGGGGATCCAGTGCCCGGGCGCGTACGGCGGGTCGGTCCACTCCAGCACCACCACGCGGGGGCGGCGGGCGCCGTCGCGGGTCGCCGGCACGGGCAGGTCGAGCCGGGCGGCCAGCACCTCGGCCTCGGCGGGCCGGCCCACGGCCGCCCCGATGCGCAGCACGCTCTCGCGGATCTCGGCGAGGGTGTGCGGGTCGAAGGAGAGCACCTCGGCGCGGCAGCCCAGGTGGGCCAGCGCCTCGTCGACGGTGCCGACGTCGACCGCGCACACCGCGCAGAGGTCCTGGGTCAGCACCAGCTCGGGGTCGAGGTCGGCCAGGGCGCCCGCGTCGAGCCGATAGAGGTCCTCGCCCGCGGCGGCGGCAGCGGCGACGTACGCGTCGATCTCGGCGGGGGCCAGGCCCTCGGGCATCGTGGTCGACGAGACGATCCGGCGCTCGCGTGCCTCGGCGGGGTGGTCGCACTCGAAGGTCACGCCGACGACCTGGTCGCCGACGCCGAGCCCGAAGAGGACCTCGGTGGTCGAGGGCAGGAGGGAGACGATCCGCTGTGGCCGCATGTGGGACACCGTAGGTCGCGGGCCCAGGCAGCACATCTAGGGTCGCGGTGTGGAGGACCCGACCCTGACCGTGATGCTGCTCCTGGCGCTCGCCGCGCTGGTGGCCGGCTTCGTCGACGCGGTCGTCGGGGGAGGCGGGCTGGTCCAGCTGCCGGCGCTGCTGGTGGGGCTGCCGGGCGCGAGCCCGGTGCAGGTCCTGGCCACCAACAAGCTCGCCTCGATCTGCGGCACCAGCGTCAGCAGCGTGACGTTCTACCGCCGGGTGCGCCCCGACCCACGCACGTTCGGGCCGCTGATGCTCACCGCGTTCCTCGGGTCGGCGGGCGGGGCCGCGGTGGCGAGCCTGATCCCGCGCTCGGCCTTCGAGCCGATCGTGGTGGTGGTGCTGCTGCTGGTGGGTGCCTACGTGGTCCTCAAGCCCAGCCTCGGCCAGGTCACCGCGCTGCGCTTCGCGGGGCACCGCCACACCGGTGCGACGGCGGCGACCGGTTTCGCCATCGGCTTCTACGACGGCGCGCTGGGCCCCGGCACCGGCTCGTTCTTCGTCTTCGCGCTCGTCGGGCTGCTCGGCTACGGCTTCCTCGAGGCCTCGGCGAAGTCGAAGATGGCCAACTGGGCCACCAACCTCGCCGCCCTCGTCGTGTTCATCCCCCAGGGTGCGGTGCTGTGGGAGGTCGGCCTCCTGATGGGGCTGGCCAACCTCGTCGGCGGGTACGTCGGGGCGCGCACCGCCGTGGCCAAGGGGTCGCGGTTCGTGCGGGTCTTCTTCATCGCCGTGGTCGGGGCCTTCGTGGTCAAGATCGGCGGCGACGTGCTGGGGGTCTGGTGAGGGGGCTCTGGTGAGCGGGCACGCGTCGTACCTGGTCGTGGGGCGCGACGCCGAGGTCGAGATCGAGGTGCGGCGCTCGCGGTTCCTGGCGACGGTGGCGCGGGTCGCGACCGAGGACGAGGCGCGGGCGGTGGTCGAGCGGCTGCGCAAGCGCCACCACGACGCGCGCCACCACTGCTCGGCGATGGTCGTGGGGCCACCGCCGGTGCCGGTCGAGCGGTCCTCCGACGACGGCGAGCCGCCGGGACGGCGGGGGCGCCGATGCTCGAGGTGCTGCGCGGCGCCGGGCTGAGCGACACCGTCGCGGTGGTGACGCGGTGGTTCGGCGGCACCCTGCTGGGCGCCGGCGGGCTGGTGCGGGCGTACGGCGACGCGGTGCGCGCCGCGCTCGAGGCGGCCGGCACCCGCGAGCGGCGGCTGCTGCGCGAGGTCGGCCTGGAGGTCGAGCACGCCGAGGCGGGCCGGGTCGAGGGCGAGCTGCGCAGCCGCGGGGTCGAGCTGCTCGACGTGCAGTGGGGTGCCAGCGTGCACCTGGTGCTGGGCGTGGCGCCGAGCGACGACGCCGCGACGCGGGCGCTGCTGGCCGAGGTGACCGCGGGTGCCGCCGAGCCGGTGGCGCTGGGGGAGCGCTGGGTCGACGTCGGCGGGGTCGCGGGCGCCTAGGGTGGGGTGCATGAGCATCCCCGTGGCGGTCGACGAGCTCGCCGAGGCGCTGGCGCCCTTCGCCGACGCGTTCCTGATGACCACCGACCCCTCGACCGTCCCGGCGCGGGTCAAGGTGGTCTCCGTGCGCCCGGTGCTCGACGACGGCGTGCTGGTGGTGACGGCGCCGGGGCGCGGGTCGCTGGCCAACGCCGGGGCGAACCCCGTGGTCACCGTCCTGTGGCCTCCGGTCGAGGAGGGCGGGATGTCGCTGATCGTCGACGGCGACGCCGAGGTGCGCAACGGTGGGCTGCGGGTGCGCCCGACGGGCGGGGTGCTGCACCGACCGGCCGGGGAGGGCCACGGCGCATGAGCGCTCCGGGTCCGGTGTCGAGCCCGCTGTGGATCAGCGCGTTCCTCGACCTGGCCGCCGACGAGGTGGAGCGCGGCTCGGCCTTCTGGGCGCAGGTGACGGGGTCGACGCTGTCGGCGGTGCGCGGCGAGCGGCACGAGTTCCACACCCTGGTGCCGCCCGACGGGGACGACCACCTGCGGGTGCAGCGCCGCGACGAAGGCCCCTCGCGGGTGCACCTCGACCTGCACGTGCCCGACCAGGCCACGGCGGCGGAGCACGCCGTGACGCTGGGTGCCGAGGTGGTGCGGGCTGCCGACGAGGGGTACGTCGTGCTGCGCTCGCCGGGCGGGCTGGAGTTCTGCTTCGTGGGGCACCCGGCCGAGACCCGCAGCCGTCCTGCGGTGTGGCCCACCGGGCACCGCTCGCAGGTCGACCAGCTCTCGATCGACGTGCCCGCGCGGCTGCTGGAGCCCGAGCGGGGGTTCTGGCGCGACCTGACGGGCTGGCCGCTGCGCCGCACGGCGTACGAGGAGTTCCACCTGCTGGAGGTGCCCGCGGGCCAGCCGCTGCAGGTGCTGCTGCAGCGTCTCGACGACGACGCGACGGAGGTGTCGGTGCACCTCGACCTGACCACCGACGACGTGGGTGCCGAGCTCGAGCGGCACGTGGCGCTGGGGGCGCGGGTGCTGACCCGCCACGAGCACTGGACGGTGATGGTCGACCCCGGCGGGCTGCGCTACTGCATCGCCGGCGATCCGCCCGACGACGACGTGCCCGCATGAGCCCGACCCCGCTGCCGGAGATCCCGTTCGTCGCCGACGAGGTGACGGCGGTGCGCTCGTTCCTCGCCTTCTACCGGGTCACCCTGCGCCGCCAGGCCGAGGGGCTCACCGCCGAGCAGCTCGACCGGGCGCTGGCGCCGAGCCCGATGACGCTGGGCGGGCTGTTGTCGCACCTGGCGTTCGTCGAGGACTACTGGTGCAGCCACGTCTTGCACGGCGCCGAGCCCGCCGAGCCGTGGCGCAGCCTCGACTGGGCGGCCGACCCCGACCGCGACTGGCACCGCGCGCCGGGCAGACGCCCGAGCAGCTCCTCGCGGCGCACGACGCCGCGGTGGTCGCCGCCGACGCGGCCATCGACCGCGCCCTGGCGGTCAAGGGCCTCGACACGCTCGCCGCGCTGGAGCGCCACGGCTCGGTGGCCAGCCTGCGCTGGATCCTGCTGCACCTGGTCGAGGAGTACGCCCGGCACGCGGGCCACGCCGACCTGATCCGCGAGTCCATCGATGGCACCACCGGCCTCTGACCGCGAGCCGGCCGGTTCGAACGGGCCGGCTCGGCGCGTCAGCCGGGTGGTCCTCATGTGCGGCCCGTCGGGGTCCGGCAAGACCACGTACGCGCGAGGGCTGGAGGAGGAGGGCATGGTCCGGCTCTCCTTCGACAGCGAGATCTGGGCACGCGGGATCACGGCCGTGCCGCTAAACCCGGACGTGCGGGCCGAGATCGAGGCGGGGCTGCGGGCCCGGCTCCTCGAGCTCGTCGAGCAGGGCGCCGACGTCGTGCTCGACTTCTCGTTCTGGTCGCGGGCCACGCGTGACGACTACCGCACGCTGCTCGCGAGCGTCGGTGTCGTCCCCGAGACCGTCTACCTGGCCACGACGCGGGGGACGGTGCTGGCCCGGATGCGGGCACGTCGGGGCAGCCACCCCGACGACTTCGTCCTCGACGAGGACCTCGTCGCCGCGTACGTCGACCACTTCGAGGTCCCCTCGCCGGACGAGGGGCCGCTGACCGTGGCGCGGGAGCCCGGACCGCCCGACTGAGAGCGGCGCCGGACGTGCCGATGCCCCCGTCGCGGTGGTGCTGCGGCGGGGGTGTGGCGAGTCGGCTGGTTCACACGGGCCGGGTGGGTGGTCTGGGTGCTTGGCCGAGGTCGGTGGTGCCGTGTGGTTCGACGAGGTACTGGTAGCGCTGCGGGCTGGTCCAGAGGAACCCGGTGGGGGTGGGTCGGTAGGTCCAGGGGGTGTGGGTCTTGGCGCGGTGGTGGCGTCGGCACAAGGTGGCGAGGTTCGAGGTGGTGGTTTGGCCGGGTGGACCACCGGGGTCGTAGGTGCTGATGTGGTCGAGGTCGGCGTGGGGTTCGTCGGGGCGGCGGCGTCGGGCGCGGCGGGTGCAGTGGGGGAACACGCAGCGGGGATGGCGGAGCCGGATCTGCTCGGCGAGCCGCTCGCTGGGGGTGTAGCCGTCGGTGGTGATGTCCTCGGAGAGGTCGACCGGTCGGCGGGGGTGGGGGCGGAGGTCGGGGTTGCTGGCGAAGCCGCGGATGTCCTCGGCCGTGATGTCTCGGGCGGCTGGGGTGTTGACCTTGCGGAAGGGGTGCTCGTAGGCCTCGGGGTCCGACCCGCTGCCGGTGATGGTGCGGTAGGTGACGTGGGTGTCGGGCACGC
The Nocardioides marinisabuli genome window above contains:
- a CDS encoding ABC transporter substrate-binding protein; this encodes MRPQRIVSLLPSTTEVLFGLGVGDQVVGVTFECDHPAEARERRIVSSTTMPEGLAPAEIDAYVAAAAAAGEDLYRLDAGALADLDPELVLTQDLCAVCAVDVGTVDEALAHLGCRAEVLSFDPHTLAEIRESVLRIGAAVGRPAEAEVLAARLDLPVPATRDGARRPRVVVLEWTDPPYAPGHWIPEMVEAAGAECALGTAGAKSVRVTWDDVHAARPDLVVVAPCGYDRRRRPGAGRPAGRRGPAAGGCRGARRRRQRPLGPPGATGGRRGRRPARRARGPEPARLSGPAGPRCYCSPRIARAGSSRPAITSTMSTVCRVSTTSCTR
- a CDS encoding sulfite exporter TauE/SafE family protein — translated: MEDPTLTVMLLLALAALVAGFVDAVVGGGGLVQLPALLVGLPGASPVQVLATNKLASICGTSVSSVTFYRRVRPDPRTFGPLMLTAFLGSAGGAAVASLIPRSAFEPIVVVVLLLVGAYVVLKPSLGQVTALRFAGHRHTGATAATGFAIGFYDGALGPGTGSFFVFALVGLLGYGFLEASAKSKMANWATNLAALVVFIPQGAVLWEVGLLMGLANLVGGYVGARTAVAKGSRFVRVFFIAVVGAFVVKIGGDVLGVW
- a CDS encoding DUF1949 domain-containing protein; this translates as MRAALEAAGTRERRLLREVGLEVEHAEAGRVEGELRSRGVELLDVQWGASVHLVLGVAPSDDAATRALLAEVTAGAAEPVALGERWVDVGGVAGA
- a CDS encoding pyridoxamine 5'-phosphate oxidase; this translates as MSIPVAVDELAEALAPFADAFLMTTDPSTVPARVKVVSVRPVLDDGVLVVTAPGRGSLANAGANPVVTVLWPPVEEGGMSLIVDGDAEVRNGGLRVRPTGGVLHRPAGEGHGA
- a CDS encoding VOC family protein; the encoded protein is MSAPGPVSSPLWISAFLDLAADEVERGSAFWAQVTGSTLSAVRGERHEFHTLVPPDGDDHLRVQRRDEGPSRVHLDLHVPDQATAAEHAVTLGAEVVRAADEGYVVLRSPGGLEFCFVGHPAETRSRPAVWPTGHRSQVDQLSIDVPARLLEPERGFWRDLTGWPLRRTAYEEFHLLEVPAGQPLQVLLQRLDDDATEVSVHLDLTTDDVGAELERHVALGARVLTRHEHWTVMVDPGGLRYCIAGDPPDDDVPA
- a CDS encoding AAA family ATPase; the encoded protein is MCGPSGSGKTTYARGLEEEGMVRLSFDSEIWARGITAVPLNPDVRAEIEAGLRARLLELVEQGADVVLDFSFWSRATRDDYRTLLASVGVVPETVYLATTRGTVLARMRARRGSHPDDFVLDEDLVAAYVDHFEVPSPDEGPLTVAREPGPPD